A stretch of the TM7 phylum sp. oral taxon 349 genome encodes the following:
- a CDS encoding 1-acyl-sn-glycerol-3-phosphate acyltransferase produces the protein MEKKPLLQDIGRKMRIKAKGDAHIENPSLIVANHTSLLDIFAVPYVLSEACQVVMSSRLMWKRDTEEHKARRRLIEQTLYGIPLEVHGGRDRVEVGLDMAVRAIQDGWSVLVFPEGAYTGEHRVTKGRTGASRVLLAARDCGVDVDLLPVGISRDVAMDDLDSLTPNDKPIDVTIGAPIEYETDYEVFKNTNDSTQKRRVLQHVVDIAMRETANLAGLPYVDERISLRPRHTIVLENGEEIPV, from the coding sequence ATGGAAAAGAAGCCTCTATTGCAAGATATTGGTCGAAAGATGAGAATTAAGGCTAAAGGTGATGCACATATCGAAAATCCATCTCTGATTGTCGCAAACCACACGAGCCTGCTTGATATATTTGCCGTCCCGTACGTTTTGTCTGAAGCCTGCCAGGTAGTGATGAGCTCACGGCTTATGTGGAAGCGTGACACAGAGGAGCACAAAGCGCGTCGGCGGCTTATTGAGCAGACTCTGTATGGCATTCCGCTTGAAGTTCATGGCGGGCGCGATAGAGTTGAAGTCGGGCTTGATATGGCGGTGCGAGCAATCCAAGATGGCTGGTCTGTGCTGGTTTTTCCGGAGGGTGCATACACTGGCGAGCACCGCGTTACAAAAGGGAGAACAGGCGCGTCTCGGGTGCTCTTAGCGGCGCGTGATTGTGGTGTCGACGTAGATCTACTGCCGGTTGGCATTAGCCGGGACGTGGCAATGGATGACTTGGATTCTCTTACGCCAAACGATAAGCCAATTGATGTTACGATTGGTGCACCAATCGAATACGAGACAGACTATGAAGTGTTTAAGAATACTAATGATAGCACGCAGAAACGCCGCGTCCTACAGCACGTTGTTGATATAGCAATGCGCGAAACAGCAAATCTCGCTGGGTTGCCATACGTTGACGAGCGTATTTCATTGAGGCCAAGACATACAATCGTGCTTGAAAACGGTGAAGAAATACCTGTTTAG
- a CDS encoding phage antirepressor protein, translating into MNNEIKLFEGNQIRSVWDNEKEEWYFSIVDIIGVLTESKNPRRYWSDLKRKMKDEEGAIQLYGKIVQLKLESSDGKKYNTDTADMQGIFRIIQSIPSPKAEPFKMWLAEVGKERIDEIIDPELTIDRALETYVRKGYSREWINQRLQAIQVRKELTDAWHDHGVKEGKEYAILTNEISKAWSGLTTRQYKDFKGLKKQNLRDNMSTTELILNMLAETATKDIANTSNPQGLEENKRVAKRGGDVAKVAKETLEKETGQPVITPKNAIDFGKLINDVTEESATKRKD; encoded by the coding sequence ATGAATAATGAAATTAAATTATTTGAGGGAAACCAAATTCGCTCAGTCTGGGACAATGAAAAAGAAGAGTGGTATTTCAGTATTGTAGATATTATTGGAGTATTAACAGAAAGCAAGAACCCAAGAAGATACTGGAGTGACTTAAAGAGAAAAATGAAAGACGAGGAGGGCGCGATCCAGTTGTACGGAAAAATCGTACAACTGAAATTAGAATCTTCAGACGGCAAAAAGTACAATACAGACACAGCTGATATGCAAGGTATATTCCGCATTATTCAATCTATACCATCGCCAAAGGCAGAACCATTTAAAATGTGGTTAGCAGAAGTTGGTAAAGAAAGAATAGATGAGATCATTGACCCAGAGCTTACTATTGATAGAGCTTTGGAGACTTACGTAAGAAAAGGCTACTCAAGAGAATGGATTAATCAGAGACTACAAGCTATTCAAGTGAGAAAGGAATTAACAGACGCTTGGCACGATCACGGCGTAAAAGAAGGCAAAGAATACGCTATTCTAACCAACGAAATCTCTAAAGCCTGGAGCGGACTGACAACAAGACAGTACAAAGACTTCAAGGGATTGAAAAAACAAAACTTAAGAGACAATATGTCGACAACAGAGCTTATTTTAAACATGCTTGCAGAAACAGCCACAAAAGATATTGCCAACACATCTAATCCTCAGGGGCTTGAAGAGAATAAGAGAGTTGCCAAGCGTGGTGGCGATGTAGCAAAAGTTGCTAAAGAAACTCTTGAAAAAGAAACCGGGCAACCTGTTATCACTCCTAAAAATGCAATTGATTTTGGCAAATTAATTAATGATGTTACAGAAGAATCTGCAACCAAGAGAAAAGACTAA
- a CDS encoding rRNA adenine N(6)-methyltransferase family protein: MKRRVATHGQHFLRGSRLIGELVGHSNIRRRDTVIDIGAGSGAISAVLARRAACVIAYENESQALILLRRNMARYGNVKIVAQDFLRAELPREPYKVFANIPFSLSSKIVAKLAFADTPPRAIYLIVQKQFAQKLVLDSAHFHSALGQALAPWWAVRIRRPLRRSDFTPPPAVDTVLLELKLRAEPLLDPALARNFSAFVYNCYHDSRAFRRLYHGDLKPSQLDTQQWLACFSKSVEAGMID, translated from the coding sequence ATGAAACGGCGTGTAGCAACTCATGGGCAGCATTTCTTGCGCGGTTCGCGACTAATCGGCGAGTTAGTTGGGCACAGCAATATCCGCCGGCGCGACACAGTGATTGACATTGGCGCAGGCAGTGGCGCGATTTCAGCGGTATTGGCGCGTCGGGCGGCGTGTGTGATAGCATATGAAAACGAGTCACAAGCGCTTATACTTTTGCGGCGTAATATGGCGCGTTATGGCAACGTGAAAATCGTAGCACAGGATTTTTTGCGCGCTGAGTTACCGCGTGAGCCATATAAGGTTTTTGCGAATATTCCTTTTTCTTTGAGTTCAAAGATCGTCGCAAAGCTAGCATTTGCTGATACCCCACCCCGCGCGATATACTTGATTGTGCAAAAGCAGTTTGCTCAGAAGTTAGTGCTGGACTCAGCGCATTTTCATAGTGCACTCGGACAAGCATTGGCGCCATGGTGGGCGGTGCGGATTCGCCGTCCGCTGCGTCGCAGTGATTTCACGCCGCCGCCTGCGGTTGATACGGTGCTATTGGAGCTGAAGCTACGTGCTGAACCATTGCTTGATCCTGCTCTAGCGCGCAATTTTAGTGCGTTTGTTTACAATTGCTACCATGATTCGCGAGCGTTTCGGCGGTTGTATCATGGTGATTTGAAGCCTTCGCAGCTAGATACTCAGCAGTGGCTAGCGTGTTTTTCGAAATCCGTAGAGGCAGGCATGATCGACTAA
- a CDS encoding D-alanyl-D-alanine carboxypeptidase family protein, whose amino-acid sequence MKTRNHIYDSYGLLSTDFNLAQFEIEWGKKLKSNQFRNIAISIIEEGAARRFLAHKLSSDSLAKINAKETMRSAKNAEYFRQKVASVQINECREPLVDLRELPEATTGIWTFTNQGYHEACGEWAGKKKLFLVRGSVAEKLTELAHNLLAFNIKLHFQDGFRPTGVQEGLFLRRIDMARQSHPEWIDQEILLEAKSKTAFTPRFAAHKAGAAVDVSMYDGTSREFLDIGQGYPGGGEIVRLNTEFVTQHQWQNRKVLEYLARKSGLSMYPYENWHLCYGDTTAAVVNSKKPPYTAKYGPIKECDLKSGKIIAGYSSQELDTVFSAAESGHVRQSA is encoded by the coding sequence ATGAAGACAAGAAACCATATATACGATAGCTACGGATTGTTATCTACCGACTTTAATTTAGCGCAATTTGAAATTGAATGGGGCAAGAAGCTGAAGAGTAATCAATTTCGAAACATAGCGATATCTATTATTGAAGAGGGTGCCGCACGAAGGTTTTTAGCACATAAGCTATCAAGCGACAGTCTAGCCAAGATAAACGCTAAAGAGACTATGCGATCAGCTAAAAATGCTGAGTATTTCCGCCAAAAAGTAGCATCAGTTCAAATAAATGAGTGCCGGGAGCCATTGGTAGACCTTAGAGAATTGCCCGAAGCCACTACCGGAATATGGACATTTACCAATCAAGGATATCATGAAGCCTGCGGCGAATGGGCTGGCAAGAAAAAATTGTTTCTTGTGCGCGGTTCTGTAGCAGAGAAGCTTACCGAGCTAGCTCATAACTTATTAGCATTTAATATCAAGCTCCATTTTCAAGATGGGTTCCGTCCAACTGGCGTACAGGAAGGCTTATTTCTGCGACGCATAGATATGGCTAGACAATCTCATCCAGAATGGATTGACCAAGAGATACTATTAGAAGCAAAATCAAAAACAGCATTTACTCCGCGTTTTGCCGCTCATAAAGCAGGAGCTGCTGTTGATGTCAGTATGTATGACGGCACCTCCCGCGAATTTCTTGATATAGGACAAGGTTATCCTGGCGGAGGTGAAATTGTTCGCCTAAATACAGAATTCGTAACGCAGCATCAATGGCAAAATCGTAAAGTTCTTGAATACTTAGCACGAAAAAGTGGACTATCTATGTATCCGTATGAGAATTGGCACCTATGTTATGGAGACACAACGGCAGCTGTCGTCAATTCAAAAAAGCCTCCATACACAGCAAAATACGGTCCAATAAAAGAATGTGATCTAAAATCTGGAAAAATTATCGCTGGATATTCTTCGCAGGAGCTTGATACCGTATTCTCGGCTGCCGAAAGTGGTCACGTTCGCCAATCGGCATAG
- a CDS encoding chorismate mutase → MNEIIDQQRNRIDEVDKLLIDLLSERFDAARIIGMQKQLNGIHVLDKLRESEVLDDRASYAESKRIDPGFVRRLIQMIMDESKSIQNQSA, encoded by the coding sequence ATGAATGAAATAATAGATCAACAACGAAACCGCATAGACGAAGTCGACAAGCTATTGATCGATTTATTATCTGAAAGATTTGACGCTGCGAGGATAATAGGTATGCAAAAACAGCTTAATGGCATACATGTATTAGATAAACTCCGAGAATCAGAAGTTCTTGACGATAGAGCAAGTTATGCAGAGTCAAAACGAATAGATCCCGGCTTCGTAAGACGACTCATACAAATGATCATGGATGAGTCAAAATCTATACAAAATCAGTCCGCTTAG
- a CDS encoding phosphoketolase family protein — MKTHDKQSIKQYLRAVDYLTVAQIFLAENHLLSRDVTFDDVKSRILGHWGSGPGINFAYAHLSYFAKQHDQDAMFVLGPGHGFPALQANLFLEGTLGHFDQSMQPNLAGIRKLCREFSWPYGFPSHSNPETPGVILEGGELGYALSTSYGAAMDNPNLLVACLIGDGEAETGPTAGAWHLNKLFNPRKDGVVLPILHLNGYKISAPTVFGRMSNYELMTLFSGYGYEPRIVDATKEGVDPHDEMAAALEWAHALVAEIRASSDKIAPRMPMIVMRTLKGWTGPKEVEGNKIEGNCLAHQTVLSEAKSDPEQLKILNHWLKSYKFNELFSELTGFGDFVGDILPSTPEKRLGMSKHAHGGDGVYKPLILPNVNDFAEDAETPGTIGSSSMRRAGAYLAEVFRQNADNKNFRFMSPDETYSNKLDEIFQATSRSWQWPIMSWDKDLSQDGRVMEMLSEHNMQGLMQGYVLTGRHAMFASYEAFLQVVSSMVDQYAKFLTQSRSVAWRGTIPSLNYILTSSGWRQDHNGFSHQNPGFIDDILRRQSNFSNVYFPSDGNVTLVCLEEMLSSVRQINALVAGKTLEPRWLSTELARQQVSEGLMIWDFASDENPDIVMAACGDYPTKETMAAIDIIKTECPAAKIRCVNVSSLTTMGLGTLRNVATQKKFDEIFTHDKPVIFNFHGYPQTLKSILFNYDVHSHRFDIRGYKEIGSTTTPFDMHVRNETSRYDLAIAALRQLGRCGIMPFEEAEHRAAIYQAKIDENTAYIKTNGVDLPEIDAWVWPAARGEAQTAEEAWHGQTN, encoded by the coding sequence ATGAAGACACACGATAAACAATCTATCAAACAATATTTGCGTGCGGTTGATTACCTGACTGTGGCGCAAATCTTTCTAGCAGAAAACCATCTACTCAGCCGCGACGTTACATTTGACGACGTAAAATCGCGCATTTTAGGACACTGGGGCAGTGGACCGGGGATTAATTTCGCATACGCGCACCTCAGCTACTTCGCAAAACAACACGATCAAGATGCTATGTTTGTGCTTGGTCCAGGACATGGGTTCCCGGCGCTACAAGCCAACTTGTTCCTTGAAGGCACACTCGGGCATTTTGATCAAAGCATGCAACCGAATCTCGCCGGCATCCGCAAACTGTGCCGTGAATTTAGCTGGCCTTACGGATTTCCTAGCCATTCAAACCCTGAAACACCCGGCGTCATTCTAGAGGGTGGGGAGCTTGGCTACGCACTTAGCACGAGCTATGGTGCCGCGATGGATAATCCCAACCTACTAGTAGCATGCTTAATAGGAGACGGTGAAGCGGAAACCGGTCCAACCGCTGGCGCATGGCATTTGAACAAGCTATTCAATCCGCGCAAGGACGGTGTCGTACTGCCGATTCTTCATCTCAACGGCTACAAAATTTCCGCGCCAACTGTATTCGGGCGTATGAGCAATTACGAACTAATGACATTATTCAGCGGCTACGGTTACGAACCTCGTATTGTCGACGCGACAAAAGAAGGTGTTGACCCGCACGACGAGATGGCGGCAGCGCTTGAATGGGCGCATGCGCTCGTTGCGGAAATTCGCGCTAGCAGCGACAAAATTGCACCACGCATGCCGATGATTGTTATGCGCACGCTCAAGGGATGGACAGGACCAAAAGAAGTTGAGGGCAATAAAATTGAAGGAAATTGCCTAGCACATCAGACCGTACTCAGCGAGGCAAAGTCCGACCCTGAACAACTGAAGATATTAAACCACTGGCTAAAGAGCTATAAGTTTAACGAACTGTTTAGCGAGCTCACCGGATTTGGAGACTTCGTAGGCGATATTTTGCCAAGCACGCCTGAAAAACGCCTCGGTATGAGTAAACACGCGCACGGCGGCGATGGTGTTTATAAACCGCTCATATTACCGAATGTCAACGACTTCGCCGAAGATGCCGAAACGCCCGGTACAATCGGCTCAAGCAGTATGCGACGCGCCGGTGCCTATTTAGCAGAGGTCTTCCGCCAAAATGCTGACAACAAAAATTTTCGTTTCATGAGTCCAGACGAAACATACTCAAATAAACTTGATGAAATCTTCCAAGCTACCAGCCGCAGCTGGCAGTGGCCGATCATGAGCTGGGATAAGGATCTCTCGCAAGACGGGCGCGTCATGGAGATGCTCAGCGAGCACAATATGCAAGGTCTAATGCAGGGCTACGTCTTAACTGGTCGCCACGCAATGTTCGCAAGCTACGAGGCATTCTTGCAAGTTGTCTCAAGCATGGTTGATCAATATGCTAAATTCCTCACACAAAGCCGTAGCGTTGCTTGGCGCGGCACGATTCCGAGCCTGAATTATATTCTCACATCAAGCGGCTGGCGGCAAGATCACAACGGCTTCAGCCATCAAAACCCTGGCTTTATTGATGACATTCTGCGCCGCCAAAGCAACTTTTCGAACGTTTATTTTCCATCAGACGGCAATGTCACGCTCGTATGCCTTGAAGAAATGTTATCAAGCGTACGTCAAATCAACGCGCTCGTTGCCGGTAAAACGCTTGAGCCACGCTGGCTATCAACCGAATTAGCACGCCAGCAGGTCAGCGAAGGTTTGATGATTTGGGATTTCGCTAGCGATGAAAACCCAGATATCGTAATGGCAGCTTGCGGCGACTACCCGACAAAGGAAACGATGGCAGCAATTGATATCATCAAAACCGAATGTCCGGCGGCAAAAATCCGCTGCGTTAATGTGTCCAGCCTAACAACCATGGGACTTGGTACGCTACGCAATGTTGCAACGCAAAAGAAATTCGACGAGATCTTTACGCACGATAAACCAGTCATTTTCAATTTCCACGGCTATCCGCAAACACTTAAGTCGATTCTATTCAACTATGACGTGCATTCGCACCGCTTTGACATTCGCGGTTACAAGGAGATCGGCAGCACAACGACACCATTTGACATGCACGTACGCAATGAGACTAGTCGTTACGATCTCGCGATCGCTGCGCTGCGGCAACTCGGACGGTGCGGTATCATGCCGTTTGAAGAGGCTGAACACCGCGCTGCAATCTACCAAGCGAAAATCGATGAAAACACCGCTTATATCAAAACAAACGGCGTTGATTTACCAGAGATTGACGCCTGGGTGTGGCCAGCAGCGCGCGGCGAAGCGCAAACCGCTGAAGAAGCGTGGCACGGGCAAACGAACTAA